One genomic window of Coffea eugenioides isolate CCC68of chromosome 1, Ceug_1.0, whole genome shotgun sequence includes the following:
- the LOC113761169 gene encoding protein HIRA isoform X1, which translates to MIAEKPNWVKHEGMQIFSIDVQPGGLRFATGGGDHKVRIWNMKSVGRDLDTDASIPKLLATIRDHFGSVNCVRWAKHGRYVASGSDDQVILIHERKPGSGTTEFGSGEPPDIENWKVAITLRGHTADVVDLNWSPDDSTLASGSLDNTIHIWDMSNGICTAVLRGHSSLVKGVAWDPIGSFIASQSDDKTVIIWRTSDWSLAHRTDGHWAKSLGSTFFRRLGWSPCGHFITTTHGFQKPRHSAPVLERGEWSATFDFLGHNAPVIVVKFNHSMFKRNSSNGQDLKSGSLGWTNGSAKTGGKDSQPYNVIAIGSQDRTITVWTTASPRPLFVAKHFFSQSVVDLSWSPDGYSLFACSLDGTVATFHFDPNELGHRLSDAELDELKRNRYGDVQGRQANLAESPAQLQLEAAAAKQNSSKKVTLDGSQKQTSMKPSTDLGIATKVVKSQNEDGQKIEGATGDGLNKSASRISSPVKQREYRRPDGRKRIIPEAVGVPVQQETISGSTHSQPLELATSSGPRKDENGILHADSGIREASVRKTVGGSSDIKERSGVNARAAISESLVIEKFPVSAGKDGSISIEQTGLVKHQDSATSGNNLSIRVFDKKAGEDTLPVCLEAHPREHAINDILGTGTTTVMKDTEIVCTRGAQTLWSDRISGKVTVLAGNANFWAVGCEDGSLQIYTKCGRRAMPTMMMGSAAIFIDCDEAWKLLLVTRKGSLYVWDLFNRKCLLNDSLASLIASDPKSNNRDAGTIKVISAKLSKSGFPLVVLATRHAYLFDTSLMCWLRVADDCFPASNFASSWNLGSVHGGELAALQVDVRKFLARKPGWSRVTDDGVQTRAHLETQLASALSLKSSNEYRQCLLSYIRFLAREADESRLREVCESFLGPPIGMDEAKSPDVKPLWDPCILGMKKHKLLREDILPAMASNRKVQRLLNEFMDLLSEYEISETNLEEKNAAPSTSQPATDKVNSDMPITEQNDCAQPVATPTTSSFPVSVQNDSALQTAEQTDSLSQVRDVMDVDSQSTDIAEPLLPATDQMNLDAAVLESPAPASPAKEEGS; encoded by the exons GTTCGTATTTGGAACATGAAATCGGTTGGAAGGGACTTGGATACTGATGCATCAATACCAAAATTGCTTGCAACTATTCGTGATCATTTTGGGTCAGTTAACTGTGTCAGGTGGGCAAAGCATGGTCGATATGTTGCATCAGGTTCTGATGACCAGGTGATACTAATTCATGAGCGGAAACCTGGTTCAGGAACTACTGAATTTGGTAGTGGAGAACCACCAGACATCGAGAACTGGAAAGTTGCCATCACTTTGAGGGGACACACAGCAGATGTG GTAGATCTTAATTGGTCTCCAGATGACTCGACGTTGGCTAGTGGGAGTCTGGATAACACTATTCATATTTGGGATATGAGTAATGGCATCTGTACTGCTGTTCTTAGGGGTCACTCTAGTCTGGTTAAAGGAGTTGCTTGGGATCCCATTGGTTCCTTTATAGCAAGTCAATCTGATGATAAAACGGTCATTATATGGCGAACAAGCGACTGGAGCCTTGCTCATAGAACTGATGGTCATTGGGCCAAATCT CTTGGATCCACTTTTTTTAGGAGGCTTGGGTGGTCACCGTGTGGCCACTTTATTACCACCACTCACGGTTTCCAAAAGCCAAGACATTCTGCACCCGTTTTAGAGAGAGGGGAATGGTCTGCTACTTTTGACTTCTTAGGTCACAATGCTCCAGTCATTGTGGTAAAATTTAATCATTCAATGTTCAAAAGGAACTCATCAAATGGTCAGGATTTGAAATCTGGATCTCTCGGTTGGACAAATGGTTCTGCCAAGACTGGAGGAAAAGATTCTCAGCCTTACAACGTTATTGCAATAGGAAGTCAAGACCGCACCATAACTGTGTGGACAACAGCAAGTCCTCGTCCTCTCTTTGTGGCAAAGCATTTCTTTTCTCAAAGTGTTGTAGATTTGTCATG GAGTCCTGATGGATATTCTCTGTTTGCTTGTTCATTGGATGGAACAGTGGCTACTTTTCACTTTGACCCGAATGAACTTGGGCACAGGCTTAGTGATGCTGAACTGGATGAGTTAAAGAGGAACCGTTATGGTGATGTCCAAGGTCGACAGGCAAACTTAGCAGAAAGTCCTGCTCAGCTACAGCTCGAAGCAGCTGCTGCAAAGCAAAACTCAAGCAAAAAGGTGACCTTGGATGGGTCACAGAAGCAGACTTCCATGAAACCTTCTACTGATTTAGGGATTGCAACAAAAGTTGTTAAATCTCAAAACGAAGATGGGCAGAAAATTGAGGGAGCTACAGGTGATGGATTAAACAAGTCTGCCTCCCGGATATCAAGTCCTGTAAAGCAAAGAGAGTACAGGCGCCCTGATGGTCGAAAGAGGATAATTCCTGAAGCAGTTGGAGTTCCTGTTCAGCAGGAGACTATATCTGGTAGCACTCACTCCCAACCCCTTGAGCTCGCTACATCATCAGGTCCAAGGAAGGATGAAAACGGTATATTACATGCAGATTCCGGCATCAGAGAAGCATCTGTGAGGAAAACAGTGGGTGGGAGCTCTGATATCAAGGAGCGATCCGGTGTCAATGCTAGAGCTGCTATTAGTGAAAGCCTGGTCATTGAAAAGTTTCCAGTGTCTGCAGGTAAAGATGGAAGCATTAGTATCGAGCAGACGGGACTTGTCAAGCATCAAGATTCAGCGACTTCCGGAAACAATCTATCAATCAGGGTGTTCGATAAGAAAGCAGGGGAAGATACACTACCAGTTTGCTTGGAGGCCCATCCAAGGGAACATGCTATAAATGATATCCTAGGAACAGGAACTACAACAGTTATGAAAGacacagaaattgtttgcacaAGGGGAGCTCAAACTCTCTGGTCTGATAGGATTTCTGGAAAAGTGACTGTTTTAGCTGGAAATGCCAATTTTTGGGCTGTGGGTTGTGAAGATGGATCTCTGCAG ATATACACAAAGTGTGGGAGACGGGCCATGCCAACAATGATGATGGGGTCTGCTGCAATATTTATTGATTGTGATGAGGCTTGGAAATTGTTGCTCGTCACAAGGAAGGGATCCTTGTATGTTTGGGATCTGTTCAATAGGAAATGTCTCCTTAACGATTCTTTGGCCTCACTAATTGCTTCAGATCCGAAGTCCAATAATAGAGATGCAG GAACAATAAAAGTGATATCTGCTAAATTGTCAAAATCTGGTTTTCCCCTCGTTGTTCTGGCTACTCGCCATGCTTATCTTTTTGATACTAGTCTAATGTGTTGGTTGAGAGTTGCTGATGATTGTTTTCCTGCATCAAACTTTGCAAGCTCCTGGAATTTAGGTTCTGTTCATGGTGGCGAGCTGGCTGCCTTGCAGGTTGATGTTAGGAAGTTTCTGGCTAGAAAGCCAGGATGGAGCAG AGTGACCGATGACGGAGTGCAGACACGTGCTCATCTGGAAACTCAACTGGCTTCAGCACTATCATTGAAGTCCTCAAATGAGTATCGCCAATGTCTTTTGTCCTACATCCGGTTCCTAGCAAG AGAAGCTGATGAATCCCGTTTACGTGAGGTTTGTGAGAGCTTTCTTGGACCACCGATCGGAATGGACGAAGCTAAATCCCCTGACGTGAAACCTTTGTGGGACCCTTGTATACTT GGAATGAAAAAGCACAAGCTCCTTAGAGAAGATATTCTTCCTGCCATGGCATCCAATAGAAAGGTTCAGCGGTTGCTCAATGAGTTCATGGATCTTTTATCTGAGTATGAGATAAGTGAAACAAACTTGGAAGAGAAAAACGCTGCACCATCAACGTCCCAGCCAGCAACAGATAAAGTGAACTCTGACATGCCTATAACTGAGCAAAATGACTGTGCTCAACCTGTAGCTACTCCAACTACCTCTTCTTTCCCAGTTTCTGTTCAGAATGATTCTGCCTTGCAAACAGCAGAACAAACTGATTCTTTATCCCAAGTTAGAGATGTTATGGACGTGGACTCACAATCAACAGATATAGCTGAACCTTTACTGCCAGCGACGGATCAAATGAACCTTGATGCTGCTGTGTTAGAAAGTCCTGCTCCAGCTTCGCCAGCAAAAGAAGAGGGTTCTTGA
- the LOC113761169 gene encoding protein HIRA isoform X2, with the protein MSNGICTAVLRGHSSLVKGVAWDPIGSFIASQSDDKTVIIWRTSDWSLAHRTDGHWAKSLGSTFFRRLGWSPCGHFITTTHGFQKPRHSAPVLERGEWSATFDFLGHNAPVIVVKFNHSMFKRNSSNGQDLKSGSLGWTNGSAKTGGKDSQPYNVIAIGSQDRTITVWTTASPRPLFVAKHFFSQSVVDLSWSPDGYSLFACSLDGTVATFHFDPNELGHRLSDAELDELKRNRYGDVQGRQANLAESPAQLQLEAAAAKQNSSKKVTLDGSQKQTSMKPSTDLGIATKVVKSQNEDGQKIEGATGDGLNKSASRISSPVKQREYRRPDGRKRIIPEAVGVPVQQETISGSTHSQPLELATSSGPRKDENGILHADSGIREASVRKTVGGSSDIKERSGVNARAAISESLVIEKFPVSAGKDGSISIEQTGLVKHQDSATSGNNLSIRVFDKKAGEDTLPVCLEAHPREHAINDILGTGTTTVMKDTEIVCTRGAQTLWSDRISGKVTVLAGNANFWAVGCEDGSLQIYTKCGRRAMPTMMMGSAAIFIDCDEAWKLLLVTRKGSLYVWDLFNRKCLLNDSLASLIASDPKSNNRDAGTIKVISAKLSKSGFPLVVLATRHAYLFDTSLMCWLRVADDCFPASNFASSWNLGSVHGGELAALQVDVRKFLARKPGWSRVTDDGVQTRAHLETQLASALSLKSSNEYRQCLLSYIRFLAREADESRLREVCESFLGPPIGMDEAKSPDVKPLWDPCILGMKKHKLLREDILPAMASNRKVQRLLNEFMDLLSEYEISETNLEEKNAAPSTSQPATDKVNSDMPITEQNDCAQPVATPTTSSFPVSVQNDSALQTAEQTDSLSQVRDVMDVDSQSTDIAEPLLPATDQMNLDAAVLESPAPASPAKEEGS; encoded by the exons ATGAGTAATGGCATCTGTACTGCTGTTCTTAGGGGTCACTCTAGTCTGGTTAAAGGAGTTGCTTGGGATCCCATTGGTTCCTTTATAGCAAGTCAATCTGATGATAAAACGGTCATTATATGGCGAACAAGCGACTGGAGCCTTGCTCATAGAACTGATGGTCATTGGGCCAAATCT CTTGGATCCACTTTTTTTAGGAGGCTTGGGTGGTCACCGTGTGGCCACTTTATTACCACCACTCACGGTTTCCAAAAGCCAAGACATTCTGCACCCGTTTTAGAGAGAGGGGAATGGTCTGCTACTTTTGACTTCTTAGGTCACAATGCTCCAGTCATTGTGGTAAAATTTAATCATTCAATGTTCAAAAGGAACTCATCAAATGGTCAGGATTTGAAATCTGGATCTCTCGGTTGGACAAATGGTTCTGCCAAGACTGGAGGAAAAGATTCTCAGCCTTACAACGTTATTGCAATAGGAAGTCAAGACCGCACCATAACTGTGTGGACAACAGCAAGTCCTCGTCCTCTCTTTGTGGCAAAGCATTTCTTTTCTCAAAGTGTTGTAGATTTGTCATG GAGTCCTGATGGATATTCTCTGTTTGCTTGTTCATTGGATGGAACAGTGGCTACTTTTCACTTTGACCCGAATGAACTTGGGCACAGGCTTAGTGATGCTGAACTGGATGAGTTAAAGAGGAACCGTTATGGTGATGTCCAAGGTCGACAGGCAAACTTAGCAGAAAGTCCTGCTCAGCTACAGCTCGAAGCAGCTGCTGCAAAGCAAAACTCAAGCAAAAAGGTGACCTTGGATGGGTCACAGAAGCAGACTTCCATGAAACCTTCTACTGATTTAGGGATTGCAACAAAAGTTGTTAAATCTCAAAACGAAGATGGGCAGAAAATTGAGGGAGCTACAGGTGATGGATTAAACAAGTCTGCCTCCCGGATATCAAGTCCTGTAAAGCAAAGAGAGTACAGGCGCCCTGATGGTCGAAAGAGGATAATTCCTGAAGCAGTTGGAGTTCCTGTTCAGCAGGAGACTATATCTGGTAGCACTCACTCCCAACCCCTTGAGCTCGCTACATCATCAGGTCCAAGGAAGGATGAAAACGGTATATTACATGCAGATTCCGGCATCAGAGAAGCATCTGTGAGGAAAACAGTGGGTGGGAGCTCTGATATCAAGGAGCGATCCGGTGTCAATGCTAGAGCTGCTATTAGTGAAAGCCTGGTCATTGAAAAGTTTCCAGTGTCTGCAGGTAAAGATGGAAGCATTAGTATCGAGCAGACGGGACTTGTCAAGCATCAAGATTCAGCGACTTCCGGAAACAATCTATCAATCAGGGTGTTCGATAAGAAAGCAGGGGAAGATACACTACCAGTTTGCTTGGAGGCCCATCCAAGGGAACATGCTATAAATGATATCCTAGGAACAGGAACTACAACAGTTATGAAAGacacagaaattgtttgcacaAGGGGAGCTCAAACTCTCTGGTCTGATAGGATTTCTGGAAAAGTGACTGTTTTAGCTGGAAATGCCAATTTTTGGGCTGTGGGTTGTGAAGATGGATCTCTGCAG ATATACACAAAGTGTGGGAGACGGGCCATGCCAACAATGATGATGGGGTCTGCTGCAATATTTATTGATTGTGATGAGGCTTGGAAATTGTTGCTCGTCACAAGGAAGGGATCCTTGTATGTTTGGGATCTGTTCAATAGGAAATGTCTCCTTAACGATTCTTTGGCCTCACTAATTGCTTCAGATCCGAAGTCCAATAATAGAGATGCAG GAACAATAAAAGTGATATCTGCTAAATTGTCAAAATCTGGTTTTCCCCTCGTTGTTCTGGCTACTCGCCATGCTTATCTTTTTGATACTAGTCTAATGTGTTGGTTGAGAGTTGCTGATGATTGTTTTCCTGCATCAAACTTTGCAAGCTCCTGGAATTTAGGTTCTGTTCATGGTGGCGAGCTGGCTGCCTTGCAGGTTGATGTTAGGAAGTTTCTGGCTAGAAAGCCAGGATGGAGCAG AGTGACCGATGACGGAGTGCAGACACGTGCTCATCTGGAAACTCAACTGGCTTCAGCACTATCATTGAAGTCCTCAAATGAGTATCGCCAATGTCTTTTGTCCTACATCCGGTTCCTAGCAAG AGAAGCTGATGAATCCCGTTTACGTGAGGTTTGTGAGAGCTTTCTTGGACCACCGATCGGAATGGACGAAGCTAAATCCCCTGACGTGAAACCTTTGTGGGACCCTTGTATACTT GGAATGAAAAAGCACAAGCTCCTTAGAGAAGATATTCTTCCTGCCATGGCATCCAATAGAAAGGTTCAGCGGTTGCTCAATGAGTTCATGGATCTTTTATCTGAGTATGAGATAAGTGAAACAAACTTGGAAGAGAAAAACGCTGCACCATCAACGTCCCAGCCAGCAACAGATAAAGTGAACTCTGACATGCCTATAACTGAGCAAAATGACTGTGCTCAACCTGTAGCTACTCCAACTACCTCTTCTTTCCCAGTTTCTGTTCAGAATGATTCTGCCTTGCAAACAGCAGAACAAACTGATTCTTTATCCCAAGTTAGAGATGTTATGGACGTGGACTCACAATCAACAGATATAGCTGAACCTTTACTGCCAGCGACGGATCAAATGAACCTTGATGCTGCTGTGTTAGAAAGTCCTGCTCCAGCTTCGCCAGCAAAAGAAGAGGGTTCTTGA